ATACATGGCATCAGAAATTCAGCAGTATGATAGATATATGTGCTGATTATGTTTTCTCTTTCAAAACACTGTTCAGGATTATAATACCAAGGATAACTGTCCAAGTATCAGTTCCGATGAATGTATAGGGGTTTCGACTGGAAACTGGGGCTGTGGTGCTTTTGGTGGAAACCCTGAAATTAAGAGCATGATTCAGTGGATTGCTGCATCACAGGTTCAAGCAAAATGTGTGACTTGTTATTATGTAGTCAAACTCCAGGGTCAGTACTGAACAATTCATCAGAAATTATTGGAGCAATAAACTTGTTATTAAAATCCAGCTCACAGCTGGCTTCTGAATTCTTAGAAGCAGAAGCCCAGAAAAATCGAAGGAAACAGATCCTAAGAAGCTCCCCCAGCCGTTgtaaacaaaaaacaaaaaacaaaaaacaaaacaaaacaaaacaaaacaaaaccctGTGAGACGGGGAGCGTTGTGCGTTGTGCGAAGTCTCTGTGCCAAACAGACACTCTAAAAAAACATTATCGGATGATGATTGCATCCTTTCCCTTTAGCATTTCTTTCGGACATTCTTTGGCACTTAACTCCAGTTTCTGGATGCCTGCTTAAAAGTCGTGAATGTACTAACAGGCAATGACTAACGATTGATCGGATTTGAGCACTGCACAGAACTCTATTCCATGGAGATGAAACGCATGATTGATTATATAGAAAAGGATGCTTTATTCAAGACGGACAACAACATTTTGTTTGCAATAGATCCACAAATAAACGTGATCACTAACAATAATTATATACCAATACACACAAGAGACCGAGCTGGGTCTTTCGTATGCATGCTGAGCATGCGTACGCTTTATATTTCAGTAGTGCACATCATGCATGCGTGCAAATAAGTATATATCTGGCCTCGGTAATTTTGCTGTGCAGAATTCAGATCGATTGGGTTGGGTGTGCCATCCTCTTCCACCTTGCAATTTTCTCCATTCCCTAATACGCAAGAATCCAACAAGTTGAgtaattttcatatagagtaATGTTCAGTTGGTCAAATATATTTGTCCATAATTAGTCGTGCATCGCAGTGTGATTTACGTACCTTTCGTGGCTCGACTGCCACCTCGTTGTCTTGGATGCTGGTAATCACGAAACCCAGGGGCTTCAGCACCTCCTCATAACTGCATCGTGACATATAGGAAGGAGTATACATGAGACCAACGTGTATTAGCATCACTAATCACTCTAGACTACTATAAATGATGTCATCTATCCATGGACGGTCCCATGCATCTTACTCGAGCACTGTTGTATTGAATGGTGGCCCAGCCTCCTGACCTTCAgcctaccatgcatgcatgaacaaaTTGGGagcaaaacaaatatatattgatCAGTTTGAGCTACCAAGAACAGACTGGAATCACCAGTAGATGCATGGTAGTGCAATTATTATTACCAGGTACATGAGGGTAATGAGCTCTCCATCTGGCTTCAACACTTCGGCCATTCTCCTCGCCCATGCTGGCCTCATGGACGGGTGCAGAGCACAGAAGAATCTGAAGCACACAAAACAAATAAGTGAGACTCGAACCGGATAGACAGATTTTACCACAAGGACCATAATCAACTAAGCTATATTCAGTTCATGAAACTGGTAAGAGTAGTAATTAACCAGTAGGATTTTGCGTACGTGTAGTCGAAGATGAGGTCGAACAGCTCCGGCGGCTCCCAGGTGAAGAAGTCCGCCACGACGAAGGCGAAGAAACTGCCGTCGGCCGATGATGAGGACGACCACTAGTAGGATCAAAACATTTTATTTCCGTACGTTAATTAGCAGCTAGCTAGTCTCGCGGAATACCGTacgtatttttttttacaagcaCACGTACGTACAATAGGTACCAGTAGTACTCGTACCTGTTTGGCCTTCTGGATGGCGGTCTCGCAGACGTCGAGGCCGACGACGAAGCGGCCGGGGCCGGAGAGCGCAACCACGTCGTACCCCTGCAGCTACGGATTAATGAATCAAAGCAAGCTAGGCCATTCAACAATGAGATCATGGTCGTCAAGGCAAAACGCAGGGGGAGCTGGTCGAGGCGATCACTGACCGCGCCGCATCCCGGGACGAGGACGGTGGCAGCGTCACTGGGCAGGGTCCCAGACCGCACGAGCTCGACGACGGCCGGTGTGGGCTGGCCCAGGTCCCACGGCGTCACGCCTTCCTCCCAGCACCGGCTCCACCCATCTGCAccgcccatgcatgcatgcgcgtaCGTACGTGAGTGATCAACGCGCTTCCTGGGACCACTACTGTGCATACGCACTACCTGAAGGATCCCGGCCGCCGATGAGCTGCCGCAGGCGGGCCACCGACGGGTTCGAGCCGTCGAGGACCTGGCCGGAGATGGCCGGAGATGCCATGAAGTACTTCTTTTTCAGTCAATCAACTATATGTCGAGTCGATTCGATCGATCACGTTAATCTTGCCTAACAATGGCGTGGATGGTTTCAAGTGTAGTGCTAAGATACAAGTGtactgaatatatatataacgGTAGAACATAGCCTCGCTTAAGTTACTAACTTGGTGTGATTGCTTGCTTCAAATGTAAACCACATGAAGAATCAGAGAGTGACTCGTGTGTTGGCCAAGAACAGAGAGATCTCAATCGATCCATAAATCGTATATCGCCGGCCACCACAGGTCCCTGTGTGGTGTGGCTGCGGCGCCCCAAAATCaggctctgctctgctctcctctcttTGTCACAATTAATCGGTGATCTTGATTACACAGCCACATGGAGAATAATTGAGTGACTAATTGCGAGGGCAAAGTGTCATCCGCCACAGAATCCAACTTCGCCGGAACAGCCCTTCGAATTCTCACCACATGAAGTTTTGCGCAAGAAAAAACTTGAAAGATTTCTGATCATGACAGGTTAAACCAGCAGAGCCCATCATCAGGCATCACTACTCTTGATTTCAAGCTAAGGAGTTGTTTCACGGATTCGAAACATGCGGATTCAAATTCGAATAGTTGTATATTGTATAACTGTATATATATCGCGGGCGTGTCAGTATATGAAAGAGCAGATCTAACTATTTCTTCGACGATTGCTTCGTCTTGATTCCCAGAGCCTCATAAGGCCACTGGTTAATTACGCCTGGCTTCCTGAacaacctccgattaagctacaTCACAGGTAATATACACATGCTAGCTGTAGCGAGATCTTCTGCGATGCTACACAAGTTTCAAAACATTCCTCCAATAATGTTTTGAAGTCTTCTCTAAAGATGCAAAGGATATATGTCAATTTACAACCAAAAAGACAAAACAAAAAGATGACTATCATTATCCTATGTTCTACTTTACAGGTAAAGTTGGAAGTAATTTGTTAATCTTTGACATCTAAATCTGCAATCTGCATATGTGAATTTGTATCTTGCATCACATCAACAAGCTCCCCAAGCATCTGATAGATGGACGCCGAGTCTGGATGAGACATGTCTCCTGCAACAAAGGCATGGACCTCATTCTTGACCTCAATCCAGCTCCACCCGGCTTCCTTCTTGACCCCCATTTCGTCCATCCTCCTCCGCACGCTCCCAGCATCCCGCCATTCTCCGTGCATCGCGTAGATGTTGGACATCAGCACGTAGCTCGCGGAGTCCCTTTCTGAAAGCTCCATGAGCTTGCCTGCTGCGAGCTTTCCAATGTCCAGATTCCTGTGCAGCTTGCATGATGCTAATAGCGTTTTCCACACCAAGACATCAGGCTCGAATGGCATCATCTCGATCATGTGCAGTGCCTCATCGAATCTGCCACTTCGACCCAGCATGTCAATCATGCAAGCGTAGTGAGGAGGAGTCGGTGTGATACCATATTGATCCATCATTAGTCTGAAGAACATCTTCCCTTCCTTTACCAGACCTGCATGATTGCACCCTACCAAGACTCCCAGAAATGTTGAGTCATCTGGCTTGCAACCATTGGAACACATCTCACTGAATGCCTCTAGTGCCAAATTTGCATCCCCATGCTGTGCAAAACCATGAATCAGAGAGTTCCAGGATGTGACATCATGGAGATGCATGACATCAAATGTAAGCCTTGCGGATCCAATTTTACCGCACTTGGAATACATGTTGATCAGTGCATTCCCAGTACAAATTTTGGAGTCACACCCCAGTTTTAGTGCCAGGCAATGAAATTGCCTTCCTTGATCCAGCAATGCCAGGTCTGCACAAGAACTCAGACCGCTAGAGAAGGCATAGTCATTCGGTGTGAAACCTTCTGAATGCATCTGAGAAAGCAATGCCACAGCCTTCTCACCAAAACCATTTTGGAAGTATGCCGAAATAGCAGTTGTCCAGCTAACAAGATCAGGATTTTCAGTCTTGTTGAGCACAGCCTCGAGTTCTTCTACAAGACCACTTCTACCATACATAGAGAGTAAAGCATTTGATACTCGAATATCTGTCATTAAGTTGCGCTTGATGGCTGAGCAGTGAATTTGACGCCCCAGGCCAATGAATCCACAAGCCCCTAGCGCAATTGAGAATGCAAACTCATTTGGCTCGACACCTTCTGACATCATACCACTAAACACTCGCAGCGCGTCTTCCAACCTTCCATCTCTGATGTGCAGCTGCATCATGGAACACCAGGACACCACGTTCTTGCAGTCGAGGTTTTCAAACACCATGATCGCCAGGTCAAAGTCACCGTTTCTTGAATAGAAATCGATCAGTGCAGTCGATGCATAGACACTTTGCGAACCCATTGCCTTGAGCATGTATCCATGTATCTGCTCTCCAAGAACACGAGGGCATGCTGCCAGCATGCTTGCCAGCGTGTGCTCATTCGGCTGCAACCCCTGCTTCATCATCTGACAGAGCGCCTCCACAGCCTGTCCAAACTCGCCGTACCGGCAGAGCGCCGAGATGAGCGAGGTGTATCCCACCACGTCTGGCGAGTCCATCCGGCGAAACACATCCTCGGCCGCCCGAAGAGAACCGCACCTCGAGTACAGCTCGATCAGGCAACTCCCGATCCACGCGTCCCCGGCGAACCCCGCCCGCACGGCGAGCGAGTGCACCTGCTCGCCGAGGCCGAGCGTGCCCGCGTCCGCGCACGCCGCCAGGGCCGCGTTGCACGCGAAGCCGTTCGGCGCGACGCCGGACTCCAGCATGTCGACGAACATCGCCAAGGACGCTTCGGGGCGCCCGTTCCGCGTGCACCCGGAGATGGCCGAGGTCCAGGCAACGACGTTCTTGCGAGGCATTCGATCGAACAGGTCGATAGCGTCCCCCAGCCTCCCGGACTTCATGAGCCTGTCCAGCCGTTTGCAGTCGAGAACGACGTCCGGCGGCTCGTAGCGGCTCTTGCCCACGGACGTGGGGCGGCCGCTCGGCGGTCCATGGCTCGGTGGCGCGGTGAGGAGTCGAGGTGTGGGTGGGAGCTTGGCGTGGAGCGCGGCCATTTCCCCCGTGACAGGGACCAAGCGAAGCGGAAGAAGAGAATGGATAAGCTTCTAGTGTGGAGGAGGCCATGGGCTTGGGCCCAACCTAAACTAGCCCGTTTCCACCTGACCTGTGTTGAGCCGTGTCCGGCCCGGCCCAGCCCGACCTGGCCCATCTCAGAAGGAACTGCAGTTCTTGCAAGTTGCGACACGTCTACGTCAGATTTGTATGAATACTTTTTTTCTTCCCGTTCATGTTGGTGCTTTCCATCTACCACGAGTAATTTGTTATCATAATTTTGGCTGGCACCTATCTCCAGGAGATTACAAACAGCAGAAAAACCATTCGATCACGCAGCAGCCACAGAAATTCTTGTGCACATTTCAACAGAAATTTTGGAAGATAACAAGGCAAAAGTGATTATTTCTTTCAAgatgacatatatatatacacacacatgttAGTTGCGGTAAAAATGAGCGACGCTACGTTCCTACAAAAGTATCCACATGAGCAGAACGTCACAGCATGTGTTTTCCAAGCCTCTTGTGTAAGATGAAGCTACTGCATCCCGAGGGCAACTCCATTTGGCTTCCTGCCTTTGTGTATACGCCTCAACTTTTAGGCGCCCCGGACAAAGGATTCTTGACCCGGCTTCCTGTACATTCTGGAAACATAGCTCAAACTGAATGTTCTTTACATGTGCCAAGAAGAATCTTTCCTAATTAAACACACAAATTTTCCCTTTTATACCAAATATATGCCAATGGATTTGTTAAGCAGATATCTCATGCTGGTTGTGTGGCCCCAATGAACATTCCTCTAACCAAAGCCAAAATGATCAAGGTTGGTCTACAGGGTTCACatgtaaaattcaaaatatttgaagtaCTCAAACAAAGTTTCCAGACACTCCTCCACAAGAGGTCTTCTATAAAGAGGCAAAGACTTAACACATTAACTTGCAAGACAAACATAGCATTATCATTTGAATATGGCATATAGCACGTGCTACTACACAGTAAAAATTCTGAAGAGAAGGAAACCTGAAATGGCAACCCCCTGACCCTGCCTCCAATTGCTATGATGTCCGTCTGCCATAAGGCACTTGATCGTCCTACATAAATTACAATACATCAGTGTATATGCCTATTACTGAAGTTTAATGGTTTATCTCAGAGTCCCTCCAAAAAGTACTAGAGAAACTGCAAAGTGCATTCACCGGGAATATATTAGAATACATCCACTGGACCCTAGAGTGCTCGGCTGCTGACGTAGGTTGGCCAAACTGTCCAATTTGGAGAAACTAAttaagtgttttcctttgttgcACATATTTTATTCGAGCAAAATTGTAAACAGAAATGTCAGCACAGCATTGCAAAGAATAAACCTGCAAAGTGTTTCCTGCATGCAGCTGGTTACCAAAGTGGTGAGGGTGACCAGATTGCATGCCATAACGGCTGTCGAATGATATCTCATTTGGATTAACATCTTCCTGGAAGTTACACAGTTAAAAGTAATTACACTGTCAAGAATCCCATATATAATAAAGGATAAACAACCAAATATTGATAAAAGCGACTACCATGAGATCAACAACTCCATGTGTCCTGACATGAGTACCAAGGTTTGAGGCAGTCGAAGAAGAATGAAAAGCACCCTTCTGAGTTGCATCGGAGGATACCAATAAGGAGTCCTGCCATATGACAAATAAAACTTGGTTAGGACCAACAACAAAATGATGCGAGGAGTGCACATAATAGAAGTAAGGAGACATCTTATTGCCATACTGATTTACCATGGGATCCATGCTTATCTCTTTACTCTTTTTAGGAGGACGGCCTCGGCGCTTTTTTGTTGGACCCCCCTCGGATGAACGAGGTTGTGCATGGTTGTCACCATTCACAATCGTACGTTCAGCTGGTGTAAGTTTCTGCTCCAAATCACGGCACAgactatcatcaagaagggtGTCTTTCATGTCTTGTAGGAGTCTTAATGCATACCGATACTTCTCATCTGATGCCATTCCAATCTCAACAAGACGGAGGCACTGCAAAGAAATATAATCATAACGTTCAACGTGATTACTTGTTGCCAAATCCTTTGATGGATTATCCAGGGCATGCAACTGCTTAAAGTCACTCCGCCACCTGCTAAGTACATAACAAGGGAGGATGTCGTATACTTGCTGCCATTTAAGCACAGATAATGCATGCCGACAAATGATGCCACTAAACTGAAATAGACCACAGTTACACTCCATCCTGTTGGTCGCCATACAGTGAACAACCTCGTACTTTTTATTCAGCGTTTCACTGGCTGCTTCAGCCAAATCAATAGCTATAAAAGAAGATGCCGATCCATCCAGCTGAACTTGACAATGCATGGTTGCCTTTAGCTCATCCTGGAACTTTATAAACATATTTAAGGTGTACAATTTGGATAGCTGTTCTTCCATTGGGAACTTTGATATCAGGACCCTGCTGCTATTTAATGACTCAAAGTCATCTTGTTGCTCCATTTTGTATTTGTTCTCCAAAAGAATCATGTAGCTCGCAAGGAACGGCGCCAATGTGGTCTCTGGGCTGATTGAATCCTCAAAGAATGCACTTGGACTTTCTTGCTGGTTAACAGTACACAACCCAGCCCAGAAGGCATCCTTAAGATAGGCAGGGACCCACAAATGTCGATTCTCATACAGAAAGATGATCCATTCATTATCCTGAAGGCCAAATCTATCAGTCCAGTTCTTCCACCTTGCCTCAAACTCATCATCCTTCAAAGAATCATATATTACAGTCTCCAATTCGGTTCTCATTGCTTCATATTCTGGGAACTCCCCTAATTTTTCTGAAATACTTCTTACTACATGCCAATCACTTATTCTATGGCGTGCCTTCGGAAACACTTCTCGAACTGCAGCTTTTATCGCCACACATTCATCAGTAACTATGGCATTTGGGGGTCTTCCCTTCATACAAGTTAACCATGACTTGAACAGCCATAAGAAGCTCTCTGTACTCTCATCCGACAGCAAGCCACAGCCTAACAGTACAAGCTGACCATGGTGATTCACACCCAGAAATGAAACAAGTGGGATATTAAACTTGTTTCTTAGGCACGTCGTGTCAACCCAAATAGCATCGCTAAAGTACTGATACGCTGCCCTGGATCTCGAATCAGCCCACAGGACACTCCTCAGATGGCCCTCTACATAAAAATCCATGACATAGAAGGAGTTTGGCAGCTTGGTCTGCATCTCGGTGAAAAAACCGTTGATGGCCACAACATCCGCTTCCCCAATCTTAAGTCTCCCCCAGTCATCAAATATCGGGACATCTATGTCACCGGAACCCGAGCACTCCCCTCTGGCAGCCCTCACCACGAGATCTTTGCTCATCCCACTGGGCAGCGTCTTGTAACACCTCAGAAATCGCGCCGCCGATGGATTCAGCGCGTGATTGTGCTCAAGATTCACGTCCGTCAGGTGCAGCAGGCCGTCCCCCCACAGCCTCGCGACTACGGTGGCCTGGCAGTTGGTCTTGGCGGTTGGCCTGGCCTGGTAGCAGGCGTCCTCCTTGCCGTTCCCCCACTTGTTGCAGACGAGCACCAGGCGGCGGCAGAGGCCGGCCTTGGTGAAGGAGGACTTCTTGACGCAGACGCCGAAGCCTGTGCGCAGCGCGTAGCGCTTGTAGAAGTTGAGCACCTCCTCGTAGGACTTGAACACCAGCCCGTCCCGCGGCGTCCGGTCGTCCCCGTACGGCGTTACCGGCGACGCGGCGGCCCCGGCGTCGTCCAGATCGAtgctctccgccgccgccgccgccgcctccaccaagGCCGCGAGCTCCTTGCTGCCGGGGGAGATGTCCCccgcatcgtcgtcgtcgtcctggGTGCCCGCGAAGGCCAGTTCCTCCTCCCCCGGATTCGTGTCCACCTCCATCATGGTTCCCTCCTACGAATCTACAACGCAATCAATCCATCGAGGCAATGCAAATTCAGACGCgggaaggaaaaaagaaaaaccaaacaccaagaacaacggaatccatccaagcaagCTAGGGTTGCTTACCAACAACAGAAGAAATCAATCAGAGGAGGAGGGCCGCGAGAGAGCAATGGCAACTTGTGGCCGTAGCCCGGAGGAGTGAGACGACCGTCTTTGAGCTGCCGAGGCAGACGAAACGGACCTGGAGGAAGCGGCGGCCcccgagaggggagggaggaggagaaggggacTAGCTAGCTAGGGCTGGTCCTGACTCCTGACTCCTTAGGGCCGATgcgatatttttttaatctttctgaGGTTTTTTTTATAGAGAAATCTTTTCTGAGGTTGTTTTCGCACACAAACACAATGTGACGCTCTCTCAAAAATAAAACACAATGTGACGCGGGACGGCGGGAGGAAGGATAAAAATGAGTAGTTTTGGTTCCGCTgcaatggaaaaaaaaagttgagtGTTCAGGTATTGTAAtagaaaaatagtaaaataCTCGTgcattgtaaaaaaaatacGTACCGGTAATATCATACACATGCTATATATATGATGTTAATTGACACCTTATGAGATTTAGATAGGCAAACCTGAGATAAGTGCTACTCTCACTAGTTATAAATACTCGATGTTCGGATAATAtccgatcaaacttttaaaattttgatcatcaataacCTTTAAAATCtttagtttagaaatataaaaatcatgtgtagatttatctttaaaaaaacgtTTAATaatcttataaatttattaaactctctctctctctctctctctctctctctctctctctctctctctctctctctctctctctctctctctctctctctctctctctatatatatatatatatatatatatatatatatatatattctaaaagAAACAGTGTTCAGATATACACATTGGAGTCCTTTCGTATCCAAAACGTCATATATTTTGACTGAATGGAGTACTAGCACCTGATTCAGATAGCCCaataacatatatatttacatggACATCAGACCCTCATCTTATATGCTATTCATGTATTATGACGGAACATGGCAAAATTGTTTGAGATAAGGACAAATGGCTTCCTCGATTTATATTGTACAAAATACAAAATGCTGAACACTATGAAAACATAACTGCCGTGCAGTCCATAACAGATAAACAAGCAGCCTCACTGGAAAATTGATCTCCCGCTCAGTATCAAAACTCAGGAGCCTTGAGCCCTGAACCATAAGTGATGCTTTGCTCCTTGTGTATACGGATGCTCCATGGACAAGAATATACAATGGATTGGATCGATCCAAAGTTCCAAAGCTTGTGTCGTGAATTCTATTGTCATCCTTTATAGGCCATAGTGCAGCATTCTTTGTGTTTATGTACATGGCAAGTCGAGGTATCAGTCTAGATTGATCCAAAATCTGGTCAAGTGGTCATGCTTTCCTCCTTCACGCTCAGTTCTTGCCTTCTTCCAAAGGCTCTTGTTGATGTCTTCCGGCACTGCTGTCCTATTTTCCTTGGTTGTGCCCAGGAGTTTGTTTTCATCTATGATGTGAGGTAACTCATTCTTTCTCAGATATAACAACAAAAACATCCTTGGGCGACCACCTTCGCCTTGAAACTTTATCTGTTGGATTGATTATGGCACGCTCAGCTCCCTCAAGACGGTACCCAATGACAATCTCTTTCCTCTGTCTAGCACGAAGAATGACCTCAAAGAAATTCAACTCCTCATCTTCTTTAAGGTACAGATCGGATGGATGTATTTGCATTTCATTTCCCTGCAAAGGAGTCCAGTTGCAAACACAGATATCAGTCAGACAGAAACCTGAGTAAGGCATGATTCAAAAGAAGTCCAGCTGCTGACTTAGAAATTACTCTTACAAACAGATACATGAGAAGAATCATATTTCCAAAGaacgaaaaaataaataaataactgaGATAGCATCTGAGAACAATACTGACAATTGAACCAGAGAAAAATTGTCTAAATGTAATAGTCCAAAGCTATTCAGATGAACTTTTCCTTCTTGAGATTCTATAGGTAAAGTTAACGTACTGAACAATATTCATGTCAGATACGAAGTTCTAGTACTTCAGTCTGTGTACTAAACATTAGATTCATCTACTATACAAATTATAAGTTAAACATTATTTGCATACATGTTTGGGAATCGAAATGTAATCTGGATATCTGATTTAATGCAGAATCATAACTTTTTGAGGTAAATTTCTAGGTCAGTGAAAAGTGATTGACCATGCAACCAGCTTCAAGAATTATACCTGTTCAGCAAAGAGCTCCTCCAAGACATCATTTATTTGCTTATCTTCAGCAACCATTGCCAATGCCATGCTCACTAGTTCATTTGAAAGAACATAGTCACTAATTTTTGACATTGTCAACAAATTTTTTGTCCTATGCTCCAAAATCTCGCTGATTATGACAGATTTATCAGATGCTTGTTGCATCTCTCCTATCCAAGAACCTTCAGAAAAGGTACCTAGGGGAACATGTGAAACCATCGCTTCCCTGTATGGAAGCCGTTTTGCCTGCAGTAGTTAAAGAGTATGAGAACAATCTTCAGTTCTTGTAAAGAGTTTATTATAACATTAGGAATGATTTAGCTGGGAAATAAAAATAGCACATGATCGAAGATGATTGCATGTGATCTGGAGATGACATCAATAACAAATTAACTCTgttctagaagaaaaaaaaaacctgaatATCTCTGATCAGCAGTAACGTTGCAAGTGACCTCGAGTCAGCTTGGATTGCTGAATCTTCTACAGATTCGTCTGCCAAAATCAAGATCTGCATTTTTCTTTCAAGCATCAATAAGAGGAAACGCGAGCAACTATACTCATAGGAAATACCTTAGCACTTGTTATTCTGCGGATAACAGTTCTAGCAGAGTACAATATAATTTCTCAGAACTTACTGAATCAAATGATTCTAAAGGGAGGCTCTCCAGGTGACGGCGAATAACAGCATTTCCTTCACGATGCACCAAAATAATGTTTTCCAGACGACCGAAGTCCAGACCTCCATCAATCAGCTTTCTTTCTCTGTCAATCTCAGGGACATCATTAAACATCCACAACTCTGATCCTGGCGCAAGGAAAGCATCAAGTACCTGGATATCAACAACCAAGTTACAATACGTTGTTCTCAACTGAAACACAATAAGGCCTTAATAGCTCATTCCATCCACAACGCTGCTGTGACATTAATTATACATAATAAAATTCAGAACAGGAGGAAGTACTCTATATTTAAAAGTTTTGGCACAGGTAAATTCTGCCTCCAAATCCTTTCGCTACAAATGTCTTCGTTATAGGCACATGACACTTAAGAATGTCAATTTGGATCTGTCATCAAGTTACCATTATCATATCTTCCATATCACGGCGCCAACCACAAAATAATATTCTTTCTGGAGACTTTGGAACAATAAAATCTTTAGGCAGACAGCCTCTCCTAACCTGCACAATTTAACAGAGAGAAAAGGAATTAGGAGCTTCAAAGAAAGAGCTTACCACAATCATATCATCTATATCCCGTCACCAACCACAAAGGAGAATCTTCTGAGGTTTTCTTTCAGGGTGAACAATGTCAATGCAAAGAGCCTCTTTAACCTGAATAATAAGATTGACTTTGCTTATGGGATGCTCCACATATGTGCAGTGTCTATGTCGAACTTTTTTAAGATAACTAGTTCTTATTGTTTTCAGAAGTGATAACAAGCATTAGACTGTCATCTGTAATGCATTAAGAATAAACAGCATAATGCAGTTGCACTATCG
The nucleotide sequence above comes from Phragmites australis chromosome 4, lpPhrAust1.1, whole genome shotgun sequence. Encoded proteins:
- the LOC133915027 gene encoding protein FAR1-RELATED SEQUENCE 6-like codes for the protein MMEVDTNPGEEELAFAGTQDDDDDAGDISPGSKELAALVEAAAAAAESIDLDDAGAAASPVTPYGDDRTPRDGLVFKSYEEVLNFYKRYALRTGFGVCVKKSSFTKAGLCRRLVLVCNKWGNGKEDACYQARPTAKTNCQATVVARLWGDGLLHLTDVNLEHNHALNPSAARFLRCYKTLPSGMSKDLVVRAARGECSGSGDIDVPIFDDWGRLKIGEADVVAINGFFTEMQTKLPNSFYVMDFYVEGHLRSVLWADSRSRAAYQYFSDAIWVDTTCLRNKFNIPLVSFLGVNHHGQLVLLGCGLLSDESTESFLWLFKSWLTCMKGRPPNAIVTDECVAIKAAVREVFPKARHRISDWHVVRSISEKLGEFPEYEAMRTELETVIYDSLKDDEFEARWKNWTDRFGLQDNEWIIFLYENRHLWVPAYLKDAFWAGLCTVNQQESPSAFFEDSISPETTLAPFLASYMILLENKYKMEQQDDFESLNSSRVLISKFPMEEQLSKLYTLNMFIKFQDELKATMHCQVQLDGSASSFIAIDLAEAASETLNKKYEVVHCMATNRMECNCGLFQFSGIICRHALSVLKWQQVYDILPCYVLSRWRSDFKQLHALDNPSKDLATSNHVERYDYISLQCLRLVEIGMASDEKYRYALRLLQDMKDTLLDDSLCRDLEQKLTPAERTIVNGDNHAQPRSSEGGPTKKRRGRPPKKSKEISMDPMDSLLVSSDATQKGAFHSSSTASNLGTHVRTHGVVDLMEDVNPNEISFDSRYGMQSGHPHHFGNQLHAGNTLQFGQPTSAAEHSRVQWMYSNIFPDDQVPYGRRTS
- the LOC133915025 gene encoding probable thiol methyltransferase 2, with amino-acid sequence MASPAISGQVLDGSNPSVARLRQLIGGRDPSDGWSRCWEEGVTPWDLGQPTPAVVELVRSGTLPSDAATVLVPGCGAGYDVVALSGPGRFVVGLDVCETAIQKAKQWSSSSSADGSFFAFVVADFFTWEPPELFDLIFDYTFFCALHPSMRPAWARRMAEVLKPDGELITLMYLAEGQEAGPPFNTTVLDYEEVLKPLGFVITSIQDNEVAVEPRKGMEKIARWKRMAHPTQSI
- the LOC133915029 gene encoding pentatricopeptide repeat-containing protein At2g27610-like produces the protein MAALHAKLPPTPRLLTAPPSHGPPSGRPTSVGKSRYEPPDVVLDCKRLDRLMKSGRLGDAIDLFDRMPRKNVVAWTSAISGCTRNGRPEASLAMFVDMLESGVAPNGFACNAALAACADAGTLGLGEQVHSLAVRAGFAGDAWIGSCLIELYSRCGSLRAAEDVFRRMDSPDVVGYTSLISALCRYGEFGQAVEALCQMMKQGLQPNEHTLASMLAACPRVLGEQIHGYMLKAMGSQSVYASTALIDFYSRNGDFDLAIMVFENLDCKNVVSWCSMMQLHIRDGRLEDALRVFSGMMSEGVEPNEFAFSIALGACGFIGLGRQIHCSAIKRNLMTDIRVSNALLSMYGRSGLVEELEAVLNKTENPDLVSWTTAISAYFQNGFGEKAVALLSQMHSEGFTPNDYAFSSGLSSCADLALLDQGRQFHCLALKLGCDSKICTGNALINMYSKCGKIGSARLTFDVMHLHDVTSWNSLIHGFAQHGDANLALEAFSEMCSNGCKPDDSTFLGVLVGCNHAGLVKEGKMFFRLMMDQYGITPTPPHYACMIDMLGRSGRFDEALHMIEMMPFEPDVLVWKTLLASCKLHRNLDIGKLAAGKLMELSERDSASYVLMSNIYAMHGEWRDAGSVRRRMDEMGVKKEAGWSWIEVKNEVHAFVAGDMSHPDSASIYQMLGELVDVMQDTNSHMQIADLDVKD